DNA from Fastidiosipila sp.:
GATCTCAGGCGTGCAGTAAGACGAGGCGCGGATCTCCGTTTCTGACGGCGCTACAGCTTCTGCTGCCTTTTTCCTGGCTGCAAGCGGGTACTCGGTCAGGGGCCAATCACCGCTGGCTACAGCTTCAGCGACAGGGCCCCGCCTGACTTTGGCAGAAGCGGAAAGATCGAGCGGTTTTTTCGATACGAAGAACCGTTCGATCTGCTGGTCGAGCGGCATGGTGAGGTTGATTTCCGCAACGGCTTCCGCCAAGACCTCCGGATCAGCTCCTTCAACCGGTTCAACCAGCATGGCAATTCTGTCATAGAGGCCCTCCGGAAGTCCAAAAATGACGTATTTTTGCAAGCCGGGAACGGTCGCAAAAGCCCCCTCCAGTTCATCGGGGTAGAGATTTTCTCCGCTGGCTTTCAGGATAATATCTTTAACCCGGCCGTCCAGGAAAATCCGGTCACCGCAGAAGCGGCCGATATCACCTGTGTGAAACCACTCCTTCCGGTCCCGGGCATGGAAGATGCCTCCCCGCAGCGTGCCGCAAAAGACAACGTTGGAACGGACTGTCAATTCGCCGCGTTCGCAGGGATCATCCCTGTCCCTCTGCTCGTCGCCTAGCGGAACCATCCTCAGCGAATCGTCAAAGAGTGGTGCCCCGACGTTTCCATCCAGCCGGTCTGCCAGCACCTCGGTATTGACAACGGAATAGATGCCGATCTCTGTCATCCCGTATCCATTGACCAGGTAATAGCCAAGGCCATTCAGTATCCGCAGCGTCTCCGGCAGGATGTAGCCGCCGCCTGAGACGGCAATGTAAAGCTCATTTCCCACAAGCTGCTCTCGGATCATCTGCAGCATGCCCGCAACCGGCATGGGCAGATCCACCCCTGCTTCCTGGTAGGACAGCGACAGTTCGATCATTTTGTCAAAATCTTCGGGTGATGTGCCACTCATCTCAACAAAGCGTTTTTTTACCAGTTGAGCGACCCCATTCCAGACAGCGGGAATGGCAACAAACTGAGTGACCCTGCTCTCCTTGCAGGCCTGGACAATGGCTTCAGGTGATGGTTTCGCCGGAATCACCATGGTGTTGCCAAAGACCTGCGGGAAGAGGAAGCAGACAATGAAGCCGAAGACGTGGTGCCAGGGAATAAAGGCAACCGCCTTTTCCTTGACCCCTTCCCGGGCAAAGCGGTCGGTTGACGCAAGCAGTTTTTTCAGGATGCCATACTGCTCGGTGATCCCGATATCATCGTGGACGTAGCAGCGCGAGATGCCGGTCGTCCCGCTTGTGCACAGGCAGATGTGTCCGCCCCAGCCGTCAAGTTCAGAAGCCGGTGCAGCCAGTTCATTTTTGCCGCCCCGGGCATAGCGCTGGCGTACACCGGCATCGCGCCAGTCGGGCATCAAGGCCAGGGCCGGGATGACGGGATAGGGCGTCGTCCGCTCAGCTGCCTCGTCAGCGATGAGTGCAATGATACCTGTTTCAGCCGCCAGTGTGTCAGTCAATGGATCCGATGCTCTGACATCGATCAGGACAACCGGGTGGCCCGAGGCCATGGCTGCCCAGTAGCAGATGCCGAATCCGGGGCCGTTTTGCATCTGGATGCCCACCCAACCCCGCCGGCCCGGATCGTCTTTGTCCAGGGATCGCTCTTTTTCCTCGATCGCCTTTTGCATGCCGCCGGAGCGGAAATAGTCGGTCATCCGTTTGGCAGTCTCATCGATCAGGCCCAGGTATTCATCGTAGGAAATCTCCATCAGGCCATTCGAAGTATGAATTTCAAAGGCCGTTCCCTGGCCGAGGCGCTCCACCAAGCGGAAGAGTCCCCTGTATCCCGGCACTTCTTCTAATTGCTCAAGATATTCAAAAAATTTCATGCAATCCTCCCTGATAAAGGATCGTGTGGAACAGGCACCCGAAAAGGAGGGCCGTCTCCTCATCATCCCCTCAAAGTAAAGCATAGTATGTCACTTAAATGTGAGCAAGTTATAAATAAGAGGATTGTCAGCGTCCTGTCGTTCTGGCCAATTATGAGTCCTCACAGGGCTGGTTTACTGCAACTATAGCCAATTCTTTTCCGATGGTTTCGTCCGGCGTGCTAGACTGTTGGATAGCAGTTTAGGAAAGCGAGACGGAACCGCCTTTTTAAATGAATACTTCTTGCCACTCAGTCGAGAGCTACCCGGTCAAGTTCCAGGACTGCGACCCCTCTGGTCGTATCCACCTGCACCGCCTGATGGATTACGCGCAAGACTGTGACGACCGCAACTGCCGCCTCCTTGGTGTCGACGGCAAATCCCTTCTCAAGCACAAGGCCTGCTGGATCATGGTGGGATACGCCATCCGTCTCATCGCCGGCCTGCCCGGATCCGATGAGATCCTGGTAGTCGACAGCTGGTCGAGAGGGCTTGATGGCATCCGCTTCTATCGCGAGAACAACTATTATCTGGGAAAGCAGGCTGAAGCCAATCTGATTGGGATGGCGACATCGGAATGGATCCTGGCAAGCACGGACCGGCACAGGCCGCTGCGCCCGGCTGCCATCCTCGATCCGGACGAATTCAATGCCCTGAGCGACCCCCGGGTTGCCAACCTGGAAATAATCGAACGGCTCAGCCCACCCGCGAATCCCCCCGCCACTTCCTGCTGCCTTGATTACCGCATCGGTCTGGGCGACCTGGACTTGAACATTCATCTGCACAACACGCACTACGCGCGGCTTGCCGTCGATGCCGCAGCCAGACTGGTCAAACTGGATCCCCGGCGCCAGTATCTTCAAATCAGTTCCTTTCACATCCAGTACAATGCGGAAGTCCATTATAACGACCGCTTGATCGTTACTTCCGGATTCGATCCCTGTGATCCGTCCCTGATCCACATTGCGGGCAGACTCGAAGACGGGGCGGCATCCTCCTTCCTTGCAAGAATGACTTATCGGCTAAACAGTCTCAGCCCTCCCGGTATATGAGGTCCCTATGAATGTCCTGATCATCGAAACCATCATCGATTTGCCTTGGTGCCATTCCCTCAAGGATAAGCGCCGGGTCCGCCAGAGCCTGATTGACCGCCTGGAAAAGCGCCACCGTCTGTCGGTCAAGGAAATTGATTGCCAGGATATGTGGAAGACGCTTTGCCTGGGGATGGCAGCCGTTGTCCTGAGCGAGGGGGGCGGCCGAACGCTGGAGCAATCGATCCGCACCACCATCGAGGAACACAGCAACGGCGACATCCAAGACTGGAAAGTCGATCTTCTCTAGGCTTCATTCTTTGTTACAATGAAGGCGTATTTCCGGTAAGTCTGTCAGTTGACGTATGTGACAGCTAATCCCGGATTCATCTGGCAACTTGTATTCGGAGGTGTTTATGTCTCAGTCAACCGGAAAACTGGATTATAAGAAGACTGCCTTTCTTGGCTTTGGCTTCCTGGCAAGTTCTCTCGCCTGGAGCATCTACAACAGTCTGGTTCCTGTACTTTTGGAAGAGCGTTTCCTGCTTTCCACGACGGTTATCGGGACTATCATGACCATTGACAACATTTTCGGCATCATTTTCCAACCTCTGGTTGGCGCATACAGTGACCGCACCTTCACCCGGTTTGGACGGCGGATGCCCTGGATCATGATAGGCATCCCCCTCTCGGCCATTTTCTTTGCACTCGTTCCCTGGTCAACCAGCCTGGGTCTGTTCATGGGATTTCTCATCTGCTTCAACTTGATCATGTCCCTGTGGCGGTCACCTGTCATTGCCCTCATGCCTGACTTGACTCCTCGGCCCCTGCGAAGCAAGGCGAACGGCATCATCAACCTGATGGGCGGCATTGGCAGCATCATCGCCTTCCTCGTCGGAGGCATTCTGGCGAAAATCGACAGCAGTGGCCGCCTGTCTTTCGGGATGGGTTCCATCGTCATGGTCCTGGCACTGATCTGTCTTTTACTCTTCATCCGTGAGCCTTTGGGCGAAGCGTGGGCAAGGGCACAACGTGAGACCGTTGGCCGCAGGCTGACAGCCAAAGAATTTGCAAGGACACTCGAAACCGAAGAAGAATCCGAGGACATCAAGGAAAAAGGAGGGGCGGGCCATAAACTGACCGCCGGTGAAAAGCGAAGCCTGATTTTGATCCTGGCTGCGATATTTTTCTGGTTCTGCGCCTACAACGCCATCGAGACTTTCTTTACCCTGTACGCGGTCAACGTCTTGAAAGTTGGGGCAGGCACGGCAACTACCATGCTGACGTCCTTCTCACTGACTTTCGTAGCTTTCGCCCTCCCCGCGGGCCTGATCGCCGGGAAGCGGGGCCGCAAGCGGACCATCGTGACGGGGCTGATTCTCTTGATTGCCTTCATGCTCCCCATGATCTTTATCAATCCGATTCTGTCTGCCTTCGGCGTTGACATCGCAAACACGTCAACCCTCATGATCAAGCAGATTGTTGTCATTGCCCTGCTGGCTTCCGCCGGTTTCGGCTGGGCCTGTGTCAACATCAACTCCCTGCCTATGGTGGTTGAGCTGG
Protein-coding regions in this window:
- a CDS encoding SLC45 family MFS transporter is translated as MSQSTGKLDYKKTAFLGFGFLASSLAWSIYNSLVPVLLEERFLLSTTVIGTIMTIDNIFGIIFQPLVGAYSDRTFTRFGRRMPWIMIGIPLSAIFFALVPWSTSLGLFMGFLICFNLIMSLWRSPVIALMPDLTPRPLRSKANGIINLMGGIGSIIAFLVGGILAKIDSSGRLSFGMGSIVMVLALICLLLFIREPLGEAWARAQRETVGRRLTAKEFARTLETEEESEDIKEKGGAGHKLTAGEKRSLILILAAIFFWFCAYNAIETFFTLYAVNVLKVGAGTATTMLTSFSLTFVAFALPAGLIAGKRGRKRTIVTGLILLIAFMLPMIFINPILSAFGVDIANTSTLMIKQIVVIALLASAGFGWACVNINSLPMVVELASVDKIGRFTGYYYFFSFGASIFSPILWGAIRDLTKDYNTLFIYAVICFMLALASMLFVKHGEVHQHTKEVMEEATLDLD
- a CDS encoding DUF503 domain-containing protein, producing the protein MNVLIIETIIDLPWCHSLKDKRRVRQSLIDRLEKRHRLSVKEIDCQDMWKTLCLGMAAVVLSEGGGRTLEQSIRTTIEEHSNGDIQDWKVDLL
- a CDS encoding aminotransferase class I/II-fold pyridoxal phosphate-dependent enzyme, which produces MKFFEYLEQLEEVPGYRGLFRLVERLGQGTAFEIHTSNGLMEISYDEYLGLIDETAKRMTDYFRSGGMQKAIEEKERSLDKDDPGRRGWVGIQMQNGPGFGICYWAAMASGHPVVLIDVRASDPLTDTLAAETGIIALIADEAAERTTPYPVIPALALMPDWRDAGVRQRYARGGKNELAAPASELDGWGGHICLCTSGTTGISRCYVHDDIGITEQYGILKKLLASTDRFAREGVKEKAVAFIPWHHVFGFIVCFLFPQVFGNTMVIPAKPSPEAIVQACKESRVTQFVAIPAVWNGVAQLVKKRFVEMSGTSPEDFDKMIELSLSYQEAGVDLPMPVAGMLQMIREQLVGNELYIAVSGGGYILPETLRILNGLGYYLVNGYGMTEIGIYSVVNTEVLADRLDGNVGAPLFDDSLRMVPLGDEQRDRDDPCERGELTVRSNVVFCGTLRGGIFHARDRKEWFHTGDIGRFCGDRIFLDGRVKDIILKASGENLYPDELEGAFATVPGLQKYVIFGLPEGLYDRIAMLVEPVEGADPEVLAEAVAEINLTMPLDQQIERFFVSKKPLDLSASAKVRRGPVAEAVASGDWPLTEYPLAARKKAAEAVAPSETEIRASSYCTPEIAADPAFFEVRKTVQSLIAELLDLPFDQVEPSSYFSQDLGGDSLQSISLLTHAEVEFGLAIDERLFDRDLTVNDIAALVFRRIHGEFADGRAADTSEPDRQVTRIKTFEETPEYKAFAERRDSLTAALEMFGNPYFIAQDSSLRDVSYIGGRKMLNFASYNYVGLSGDPEVNQAAIEAVKQYGTSASGSRLIAGEKTVHQDLEKALAAWKGTEDALVLVGGHSTNVTFVGNFCGERDLILYDVLSHNSITEGIRMAQADARPFPHNDFQALEQLLKNRRDRYEKVLIVIEGAYSMDGDVAPVPEFVRIKKTYDCFLMVDEAHSMLVLGKTGRGVDEHFGIDPKDIDIHMGTLSKGFGTCGGYLAGSRNLIEYLRYNLPGFVFSVGISPPLAAAVLKGIEIMERDSSRVDRLRRNIKIFLDEAHRYGFDTCLAEETAVTPIMIGSDEIAFMLSKQLEDEGIIVPPAVFPAVARGQARLRFCMTSEHTEEQILSALATLHRLASRYPGLLAH